In the genome of Mytilus edulis chromosome 14, xbMytEdul2.2, whole genome shotgun sequence, the window GACGAATGCTGGTTTCCTGTTTACTTTTCCTATTCCTCCTTTTTACACACAGACGGCTTCCAGTAGACACAGCAATGGCGTTGAGAAAGCTCTGCCAGGTTGGGATCGGGTCTTCCCGTAATTATTGTACAGCGGCTAAGATCGAAGCCAGAAAAGAAGCCTTAGCAACCAGTAGGTACCTTGTACTAGTACTTGGAAGTCATAACGAATGAATAACATGGAAACTGGTGATCTAACTGAGTGAAAAATACTAGAACAAACCAAGGTCAAATGGCCTGTCCGCATCttacatatatgttttataaCTTTCGTTTGAATTAGAAATTAGCTAAATTGAAGATAACGTTAAGCCATTACAAAATTCACAGAGAAGAATGACCTGTCCAAAGTTTTTTTGCCTTTCGATTTAAAACTGAGCACTGTATGATCTGATTTATGACCAAAGACAAAGTAAACAAATATtcaaacagcaaaatttcccttGTTTTTATAGAAAACTGGGTCATACAAGTGTTACCAAGGATTTATAGGCTTAAAGGATAAGATTCTTATCATCTGATTTGGCTGAAAGGTACCAGGTCCGTTTGTACCCTAAACTTACACATCTCACAGTTTTAAGTTTAGCAGGACAAATGATGTTTGATTGTCAATGGCCTTCCCTATCCATGACGGTTGATTACCTATATAAAATACCAATACACTCTATTTGTCCACCCTTGATACTGGAACAACAAACTAAAGGTTCCAGTAAAAAGTTGAcattgcaattaaaaaaattgtgtctGAAGTAACAATTTACACAAAGGACAAAGTGATTGATGTACAAGTAGTCTAACAGCTTCCCAATAGCAATAAGGTTTACAGGATAGCGACCAACATTGACAGAAGAACCTTATCTGACCCACAAAGCACCCAAGGAGTAGAGCCagcaacacccccccccccccaaaaaaaaatatttatgtattggTAAAAGAATATGGAGAAAAAATGTAAGACTACTTAAAGAGACCAAATTacaaatgttcatttttttttgtaagttatacatgttatataaataattattttcagaATATTCCTCAAAAGTAATTTAAGGGCGAGGGGTTATGTTGCTGTTAACACTTTCActactgaatttatttttttcgcgGGATTCCCTGGCCGAAATTTATTTGCACGAGCCGTTTGCCTGACCGGGATTAATTTCACATGTGCTTCAGCAAAAACGACCTCGTAGTTTTGGTCATTGAAAACTCGGGAACTGTAGCGAGTTGTGCggtcaaattttgataaaatgtagaTAAATATCATAGGTTGAGCGTCCGTAACCTTTTCATAGAGTGAAAAGCAGTTTACCTTAAAAACGCGTGTCGAAAACGTAGATTGATTGAATCGGAAGATAATTTTTGTCATTGCCTACCGTATATCACTTTCACTTCCATTCGGAAACATTGTTAAGCACACGTGTGTTTCAAAATTCTATTTCTATGAGCTActgaattattttctttcaaaacccGTTTCCGTGTTCGTTTTCTTGGCAATAATACTTGTAAATCGAGACTGTCGTTCACGTAGATTTTGGCCGCCATTTGTTTACGGTTTCGAAAGAAGAAAGATAACTCGGGCTCGATAACGGACAATAACTCTTCGAGACGAGTTGTATAATACCCCCAGCGTTGATGTGCGATTACTGaactaattaaaaataattgttaactGCAATAATAATCGATGGGACTTCATTACTTTATGACTTAACCCCAGTAATGCCTTAATTCTTCCACATGTGAATGAGATAAAGCTTTccaatagataaaataaatgaacccaagaagtgatttttttttttaaagttctaaaTCCATGACATTTCCAATAAATTTGATTTGAGTCATGGGggttgtataatataaaaaaatatttaagcattAATAAATGTActacaaataagcaaatattcagcTGTATCTCAAGATAAAGAGCctagtgaattttttttttttttttgaaaattgttgaaattaaattTGAACTTTGTAGTCAAAATTTAGGATGTATAAGACaacataaaattgacaaatacatCAACTGATGTTTGTTAAAGCAGCACAAATAAATACTAAAAGCTagcaattaatattttataaaattttcatcaTAGTTAAATTTATTAATCATATTCAGTAGAGGTAAAGAAGATAATATATGCTGACAACTACTGGGTACTGTTTTATTTAAACTCATGATATGTAGACACAGATGCAAGTCGTTGAAAACTATTGCCAAAAAGGGattaaaatacatcatgtacatgttttactgcaaaatgcagttttaaaatttattgatggAAAGCTACACCAGGGAGCTGCATGatatagtttgtaataacatttggaagctatgaaatttgttttagtttataaTGCTGCATACTCATTGAATAGGAGGATTCAtatcataaattttgattttaaaattgagtGAGGACAatggaaactattttttttaattttctgtttatattGTTGGGTTAATTAATGGAATGGTTTGTCAAAAAGTGAATAAAAATTACTTGAGTGAGGTTGTTATACTATAACCATTGTTACCAGTCTATTAATTAATCTTTTACATCCAGCAGCAAGTGTTACTTACATATAAGCCTATATATTAATGTGGTATGAAGATACCTGCTTATGTGTACTAGTCCCATAAACAGTGTTAATTTAAGAAGCTGACTTACAAGGTGACAGCTACAAGACCCTAATGTGGTCCCATTATCCCATTTCCAATTTGATCAGTTTTTTCTCTTACTCCttactactacatgtatatgacttgGCATCTGAGAGAAGAAGCAATTTATATACCATTTGAAGTCCCTTTTTGAACACAAAAAAGATGTTTCCTAGTGttaaaaatggttgcttatattgGCATTACAAATTGTAATAAACTTTAGGCACTGCCGCACTGGTCATTCATCTTTTGTGTTAGTGTGCTACATGAGCGGGAGTTCTTCCtcataatttccaaaacaaaaaatttaacccCTATATTGTTTTCAGAAACATACAGGAACagtattattttacaataataaatgatGCCATCTCAAGATTAATCAGAAGCAACAGACAACACCTTATGTTATTTCACTTTGGGGAAAAAAATCACTTCCCTccagcaaaaaaaaattttttttttcccctttccaattctgaaaaaaaaatttcccTTCCCttctaaaacaaatataatttttttcacttcccttctttgacaatgttttttttttttaaatgagaaagaaaacaatttattacataaaataatcatCTTGGCATCTTTCAGGATTTTTTTACTCTCtgtcaacattatttgtttttcaaaacaacttttaaaatttttgtatgcTGAAcaagactttttaaaaaaaacctctgTCACAAGACAAGATACATCATGGAAAATAATTTACAATCGATTAAAATACGAATAAGATTGCAGAATATTGTCTCATCTTTCGAAACcacttttatgtaaaataataaatctaTGAGATGTAACAAACACGTGTTTTTATGAACCGCACTATTTATAGACTCagctgtcaattttgtcaatatccggttctatttaaaataaaagtgGACTTTCGTTTTGTCGACCTACATACTGCAGTACAGcctttcaatgaaaaaaaataaaacccgTAGTACTACAGACTCCTGAGAGTGTCTAAAACGATGATAAAAGACTCTGACTCAATCGGTAATGAAAGGTTGACTGTCAAACGGCAACGAGAAATAATTATTTACAGTCGTGCACCTGATGGCGACAATCAAAGTCTCGATTTCAGGTTGTTTTACAAGTATCCTTCTCACAACTCCAAAATATACGTACAATCACTACTTTTGTTCAATTTAAACGACTTTCATGACCGCAGGTTAAGTTTTCTCAATGTTTCAACTCGAAATGAAACTCCTGACCACGATTGTTTATGATtccgccattttgtttttcacgaggttttttttttctcaacaatctttgaaaaaacatattttaacagtGTTTTTACGCCCGATACTAAAATATCGAATGCATTTGGTGTTTATCATAACACCCATGGAGCAACGGGGCCAAGAAACATGTTTAAACGTTATTTTTACTGTTTGCACTGTGACcgtctaaaaatagaaatctatgtatCCTTAAGGATACATTCGGCATCTACACGGGGGTGCCAAAAGGATACATTCGGCATGCGCGCGGGTGTGCCAAAAGGATACATTCGGCATGAAAGGGTTAATGGGGGAAAAAATTAGCATTAGTTTTTCCAAATTATCCCAAACATCCGGTtttaatttaacatgttaaacaatgttagatttgtccttattttgtgtatttcatgtatttaaaatgtacatgatgccctaatgaccatgatgacacaattgttgaaaatcttttttaaccctttcgccgatgagtcccgtttaccgggattcacgcttcagacagctgacgatgagtcccgttttaccgggatcggaatacctcttttatatttcccgctcaaaacagtgcaaacatgagttatctttttTTGATGAATACaaggatgaaagtgtaaacatggcgatcccgtttgttgaaaaccgtgtcaaaatcagaggaaatttacagaatttatgagaatttgaaatgagggaacatttgtttcgaaagaatatggaagaattgaagccaaactagtatacttttttgacataaaatgttgttttatgtacaaaacacttggaatggacatgtacatcgttcagtgtgaggaatttgtacagcctcataaaatttttcaaaattttgctgttttgggttaaaaattacaatttggggtcaaagagcagaattttgagaatttcacctagataatgccgaaaatttgaaaatttgaatattttatgaggaaaaaatgatcaaaacatgaacaaaactgtgaacatggtgttcatgaatgaaataaatacacaaataactacaaacaagtttttattgacatttattatgaagatctcccacttgagtaatagtagccagggaagacATCGTCTCaaagtagcttctgtctgggcagcaatcggtgaaagggttaactGAAACATTCATgacaaataaatttattattattaaagaggactaaatttattaaaatggttCTTTATAATTAATGGTTGCAAACTTGCAACACCTACATGCATATGCTCAAAggtttttaaacatatatatttaaagtctAATTTCCCcttctaaaaagtatttttttctaaactgtGATGGCAGTCAGGATTGTCCATGGATGTACCACCAATCAATCATGTCTATTCTCATCATTTAAAAGGGGGTAATAGGATTGAATTATATCACCATTTAATTTATAACAACATAAATATTATTCTTGCATAACAGACAGAAAACCAGTCAGAGCTTTATTGTttataatacaatgtacatgtacatgtaaaaatgtaagACAGAAATTAAAACTCTACAAAATGTCAGAAAATGTTTTACGCTGGAGTTACCCCTCTTTATCCATTAAAATTTGACAAAGTGGTCAGTGCAATCAAGTCTTAGATCATTGTAGCATGggtattaatattaattataagtaacattttacatgtaaaaaagtCTGTATTAACAGTAAGAGTTGAATATTGTCCAAAAGCCAACGATGGTCACGCTGCACACCAATTTTGATTTATAAGTCAAGTTTCCATATGAGACAGCaaacaaaattgttaaatttttggtCAGGTTAAATTTTTCAGTTGCCTTTATACAACATGTCAGGCACACATTCCAATGTTTCAAGAAGACTGATGAAACAAGTATGTGTGTatactatatattatatttatttagatgTAAATTTCattatatgttattattttttttaggtccaCAATGGTTGGTCGGACTCAGTAGATGGGCTTACTACAAATCTTATTTTCCAACACTAGGTAATTtgaatttgtacatgtacatgttgtaatgtacatgtacatgatgtatatttataagatgtttatatttaagaatattgTGGAAGCCATGATAGCTTAGCTGAACCTCAGATTAAATTAGTTTTATGTACGtacattttcattgttttaataatCCATTGTAATCATTAtataaataagataaaataaaacaaaaaagataaaacataaacaaaaacgataaagcataaataaaaacaaaacttgctAAAAGTATCAAAACAAAGACTCAACAAAATTTGTATTTGCAATTACTGCATGTGCTGCACACATGGCACAGCGCTGCAGCCCTAAACGCATGAAAATTATTAGCAATGTGTTTGGGTAGAGTGATCATATGCAATAGTGCAGGCAAGctcattaaaaattatataacatgtacatgtaattcatGATGTTATAGGACATCAAATCATATAGTGTACCATGTGTATCTGGTGCTGATGTCATGAATGAAAAAAACTTGTCTAGACAAAATAGCCATTTAAGAAACTCTGTTataatgataatacatgtaatagaagatgtgatatgattgcaaatgaaacaactcttcacaaataaccaaatgatacagaaattaacaaccataggtcactgtatggcctaaAGTTATCATGAAATGAGCAAAACATAATCGGCTATATAAGAGTTCATACATAAAtgaggcctttagttttctcgtatgaattgttttacgttgtcatttcagggtcttttatagctaactatgcggtatgggcttttctcatacATAAAtgaggcctttagttttctcgtatgaattgttttacgttgtcatttcagggtcttttatagctaactatgcggtatgggcttttctcattgtaggaggccatatggtgaccaatagttgttaatttctgtgtcatattggtttCTTATTGAGAGATGTTgcattggcaattatactacgtcttcttttttatgccccatttatgggaattatgttttctggtctgtgcgtctgttagTTAGTTCGTCCCGCTtaaggttaaaggttttggtcgaGGTGGTTTTTggtgaagttaaagtccaatcaacttgaaacttagtacacatgttctttatgatatgatctttctaatttaaatgccaaattagagattttaccccattaaggccattttcacggtccactgaacatagaaaatgatactgcggatggggcatccgtgtactggggacacattcttgttttatatatacattgtacatttatgCATGTACTTACTAGGACTGTAATGATACACCTACCTAATGGTACAATCTATAACATGATACACTGGTGAATGATCAATTTTGATACAGTTCATAATCAATACATAACTTTGAATCCTTATCCTTCTTGTCTACACTCTGAAATGTTCTTGTATAGAAACAGAACCGAAATAGGgatgaaataaaaatcaaccCTGGCAAAAATAACGTAAGTAGACTCTCATTATCTCAAAGTCAgacggaccagagaaatatttcgagatacacatacatgtatatatagttcgactcaaacgaaaacCGGAAGTTTGACAAaccaagggacacaactcttgcttaacCTGGTGAAACTAAAATAAATCCGGATGAATATGGGAAGGGGATCGATAATCtggtatcagatcgatgtatttaAATGTCATGGTCtctcattattataataacattatttttacttattctatTGTTTCAGTTACAATATTTTCCTATGGCTTTTTTTGATAGAGTAATTTCTATTAGTTAGTTTCGTTATTCATGTTGGTTAtagtttacaaaattgtttattctcggatacatCAAGTACATGTGATTTCAGAAAATTTAGATTTCTCTTCATTTTGTTTaatctcactctttcttttcaaaagaaaatataacaagattaaagacACGTATtcagtagtttttaggtgattaTTTATGGAGGTCATAGTCttcactttatacacacccaagctcattaatAGTATAAAtcacaattaattgttttgtaaccattttaaatactttctaataaatattaacaatgtatcactaattatttatataatttcttaGGTAAACACTagtggaaatagcatgtcataaattaATACCGCGGTCAGTGGCCgaaaatttaattacacgtgtattgtcagattaactcttcgaTCCATTCAAATGCCGGAGGTCATGTTTGGACATACCGTATGTGTATAAGTTCgagataaataatgaattttgaatgcttttgttaacgtTGGGACtgtaaatttagttcgactcaactgAAATTTCAACTCATCAGGAGTCATactacatacatttatatggaacaaATTTTGGGACCACTTGAAAACTTTGACTCATCccaaatttcgagtcaaccgggttcgagacaacgagagttaactgtatttCATTTTCACCACTGGTTCTTAAATATGTGCAATATCAACTTGTTCCTGTGCAGAGATACTGTTGACAATGGTTGAAGGATTGTCTTTTGGATGTTCATCATTGTATTTGATCAAGTCATAAGCATAATGATATAAAGATGACTGTTTGTATGTGAATCTATTTTTTACAGGTTTGATGAGAGATGATTGTTTATATGTGGATAAGTATGTGAAAGAAGCTGTTGAAAGACTCCCCAATGATGTTAAAGTAGCTAGGGAATTCAGAATGAGTAGAGCCCTTATTCTCAGTCACAGCAAGGAAATATTACCCAAAGAAGAATGGACAAACTATGACGAGGTATGAAATAATGTAAAGTAATTATATAAACACAAAGTTCAATTTGATACAAAACTCTCAATTTTCACATATAATCTGGTTAAGGAACTACAATTTATTTCAAGCGTAAGAATAATTATTCCGATCCCAAATttgatggagaaaaaaaatatcaagcagatgacaaaaaattctgaatccagattctCACCATACCATGCATACATGCCAtacctttgtttgttaaaattttgaaaaaaaaatatttgattgatagggtctaaaaattaaaacatctGAAATTTCTGACTCAGACAAAACACCATACCTCTTCACCCTTTATGTTAAATGGTACCTCCCTAATCTTTTGATTattcttaaataatttttttgtattgtagaaGGCTTTATTGCTCTTTTTTTCTAGCtagatatttgaataaatagtGAATTCGGAATACATATCTTCTTtcattcttatatattttatctgTAACATTAAGGTcaagattattttatttattcatattttaggGAAATAAGAGAGGATCTATAAACTAAAAAAGCTTTATTTACTGGTAATTGTTAATAATTTTtgtatagagttatctcccttttgtaGTAATTTCTGATCGATAATTTTTACTTTCATGTGAATAAGGTTATTAAAGAATCATCTTTCATTATTTTTGAATTGCTCTTGACAACATTGCTATACATTTTTTGCATTGCATTGTTTGCCTCTTTTATTCTTGACGAATAAAAAATTCTgtagaaaacaaattaaaaaatttcatttgtctgctataaaaaaaatactgtctaTTTAAAAGCCTAGTGAGAGCCACTGTTACATTGCAAGTTCAAGCTCTAGACAGTGAGTTGAACTAAAGGAATACATTTATttctattagaaatgaaaattcaTCTTTAATTTGTGTCTTCACCTTAGAAATCAGAATATATTCGAAAAATGAAACATAACCTTTGAATTTCCAACTAAGAAAAAATATCACAACTGTCTCTTAAGATTTATTGatacttttttgtatattttatttaaagaatgaATTTGAAACTGACagatgtatatataatatatataatttaaactaACTCAGAATATCAATATTATTTGATCATTAGAGTAGCATATAGGTCTAAAAATACAACCGTGCATCAAAAGACACAAGCAAAATACTATACATTGAAAAATTACATTTACATGATTGTATATGTAGCTTAAATAATCAAGTTCGAAAATTATTTctgatcttttaaaaaataaattgttcttgatttatatttttaattttaggatgTTGATTATTTATCACCAATAGTTGAAAAAATTAAGGATGAGCACCGACTTAGGAAGATCTTAGATGAGAAAAACGGAACAAGGAAGACCCAGGGAATTTTCGGTACCATTGGACAACTTTTAGGATTGCAGAAAACTATTGATAAATGAGAGAAAAACTGTTATGACATGAAAcaatatttagtttaaatgttttttatcttgtgagaacatttttaatttatgaaaaatccATCTAGATTTTTGAGTTCAGGAAgttgttaataaataaaataaaaaattcttttGTTGATTACTTGTATATCTAtactcatttttggtgtcgcttctcttctttccacaataaattaatcaacacgcctctgtgtcctataggtacagtgcatagtcgcatttgtcatccattcatatgattattcagattgagttattttaggagaaaaacgagaaaaaaggcatccgcgtattgtcccgtcattgtacgaaattttaagtcagattagacttccggtttgtgtttttctgtatactttgaacatacatatactacgaataaagtgtatatTCAGAATTTTatttgctatcattttcaagtttactatccacggcagtcacagagtttattagatagagagggtctgtatactacatcaatgatcaccatggattgattagtaaacttagaattgaaagtaaatacgctttatttatatagtaatgaatgttcataatatacagataagcgctaaaattattcatgttaacttttgatactttttctgaaattctccagtcattaaatcttttacaaaattcattgattacaaaaaaaagaagatgtggtatgattgccgtgttgagacaactctccacaagagaccaaaatgacacagaaattaacaattataggttaccgtacggccttcaacaaagagcaaagcccatactgcatactcagcttcaaaaggccccgaaatgacaatgtaaaacaatacaaacgagaaaactagcgcccttatttatgtacaaaaaatgaacgaaaaacaaatatgtaacacataaaaaaacgacaaccactgaattacaggctccttacttaaataaatgttcataacatactaaatgtatgttcatattgaaattgatagaaaaccaaaaattgtgaactttggaaataaaggtggagggtaaaaaaaacattttcctgtccccaataacctatgacttatgatacttttgctgaaattctccagtcattctgtatttaacaaaatt includes:
- the LOC139503868 gene encoding cytochrome b-c1 complex subunit 7-like: MALRKLCQVGIGSSRNYCTAAKIEARKEALATSPQWLVGLSRWAYYKSYFPTLGLMRDDCLYVDKYVKEAVERLPNDVKVAREFRMSRALILSHSKEILPKEEWTNYDEDVDYLSPIVEKIKDEHRLRKILDEKNGTRKTQGIFGTIGQLLGLQKTIDK